The segment TTCCCATTTCATGTGCGCAGGTTCAAATCTCACATCATAGAATGTTATAGCAGTGCATGGATGACTATTATAgacatttttaaaatttgaatggaTGAAAACTTTATACTAAGGCACCCAACACCTATGTTTGATACCTTTTAGCTAAACTTTTGGGAGACAGACCTACAACAACTCTTGATTACATTTATACTCCATTTTGTTAGTTTGGGTGCCCCTACAATTAGGGAGCATAGCACACCAGTCCTccattttttgttgtagattgcaaCCATAGGTTCCCCTTTTTAATCTTATTTCCAAACATGTCCTATTCTATTAGATTTCAATTTTATGGTTTATTTTTTATAGGATCATATGATTGGAGATTCCCTCTCCAACCATGATTTCCATGCCACAAATCCCTTTAAGATCTTAAAAGTTTGAATATGTTGCAAAGTGCCAAAATTTTGtgtaaattttcttttattttagatATATAGTTTTATACTTATGATTATGGTTTAATAAGATATTGAGGTAAAAAGGATAATCACAAGTGTTATATCATATAACACCTTTGGATTGTTGATGACACTTCTTTGACTTTACAAATGGATGGTGAGGCAAGGGAAATTTTTCTTATCGGTACAAACCCTTCATTGATTAGTAGAAAAAAGAATGAGAGCTTGGTGTATCAACTTGTAAGGTTGTACAAGTAGAATTCATTAAATAAAATTGATGGTCTACATTATTTGTGTATGTCTTTTATATCTATTCTTATCATGGATGAGAACTATAGGATTAATTATTTCCATATCTTGAGTACGTAATGATGCTATCTTCTTTTTTTATTACTAGATGTGTATTGTGATATTTTGATATTATTCTATGTACTTGAGATGAACTTATTCTTGTACTTACTACACTATTTAGTGGGAATTACATATTTTATGTGGATCTTAATAGATATCAATTGCATGCCTTGTGTATTGTTGTAATATTGTATCATGGAAGCTAAtagaagttgttgaatgtttgttttGTTTAATGTTTAAGAAGTTTTGTTTGCACAATTTAAGTTGTTACACTTTCGCTCTCATGACATCTAGTCACAACTTCTTCTATTGTATGTGTATTTTACATACATAAGAACTTTTATTGTATCCCCTCCATTTAGATGCCAAAGGTCAAGATTCATCACCTCCTAAAGAAATTATTATATCAATTTTCCCTAAATAGAACATTATAATGAATAATGGTGAAATGACAATAAAACCAACAATTGAAATTCATCTCTTAGAGGATTCATTGGTCTAGTCACCCAATATGTGGATAAATATGATGGATCACTCATCATCATACAACAACTATTCTCCATATAAAATTGGTATAGTCATGTTTTACCCATTTTTCAGGTTTCTCAAAAATCAGAACTTTTAATTGATTGAATACCAAATAGATTAAACAATGAGTTCAATGACTGATAGCAAGATTGAAACATTAAAGTGAATGGCTATTGTGGAtgacctaaaaaaaaattcatgcttATCCATTTGATGTCATCCATCAAACattaagataaattttaattcatatTTTCCAATAAGAACGCCAACATacatacaaccatcaaatttagATTCTAGATCTTATCACCAGAACATATACATACAATTTGATAtacaacatacaatataatatcattaaaaaagatataatattatataataaaatgatacatatgatatttTCAGCGTGCTATTTTATGTGAAAATAACCAAAACCCGTTTTTAGATGTCTTGTAAAGATACATAAGATAAATTGTAAACACAATTCATCATATATTGGTTCAGGACTACCTGCATCAATTGAAGTTGTAATCTAAGTAACAAAAGATCGTCTTAGCATAAGTGCTCTTAGTAGAGTAATAGTCAAATTTTTTTACACATAACATAGCATACTGCAAATACTGATCACCGACAATTAAGGACTCTCACAGTCTCAATTTATTTGCTCCAGAGTTTGATATTTCTCTAATGAGATTCCATGCAGGATGACTCGTCGGTCTGAGCGTACACTCCACACTTAAAATAATAGTTGTCACCCCCTATCACATCAACCATTATCCTCTCCTCCCCATCCACAAACACGGTGACTTTCCTCTGGTCTGTATCATGAATAACATTCAGATGAAACCACCGATCAAAAATATCAGGCGACACTACATCGGCATGGTATCGCTTTAGATCTCCATTCACAGCATCTAACATTATCACTGTGGCGTGTCCCACATAGCCATGAATCTGCATCACGCATACTCCATTCGTCCCTCGTGGAACATATCCCTCACCCTCGAATTGCCACACCCCAGTTTTATAGTCCTTTCCCTGAAATATGTTACCTTAAGTTAAACACACACAACAACATATTTGCGGCATCTCATATAAATTTTAGAGGAAGATGATCGATTAAAAATGAATGACTAACCTTGATGCGGATTTCTGTCCTGGGCCTAGTGTTGCTGCTGGGATTATGAGGTTTGTCATCGCTGTAAACCCACATGTCATGGACACCATCAACGAAGCTGTAGCAATCCGAGAGATTTTTATCATATGGTTTTTGTATCTCAATATTTGAGTCAGTTAATGTCACCTGAGTAAAACCATCAGTTGGATTTTCTTGTTCAATATCTTATTGTAATCTTTAAATAGTAAATAAAATGAGGTCATACTTATCTAGCCATTCtaataattgattttttttataatattttcttgtcataattttaaaatagtaaataaaataaattgctaatAACTATAATAATAAAgacatttaataataaatatatgaatgttaaattttttcatttatatctcttaatcgtaattttaaataatttattataaaaatttataaaagtaaataaaatataaaaatgattTATAAGACCATCATAATAAGAAAGATATTTCAATGATAAGTATATTAAATTTGGATCCTTTTATTTAACCTTTTTTACTatattatgaaaatatttatttaaacattttagaaaataaaatCTTAATCACTATGATAGTTATGACATCGCAGTGGGAATTATTTAAAGTTTTGActcttttattaaatatctttttgGCATAGTCACACTCAAATTTATATTACTATTATAATTCTAGTagttaaaattatataaaaaaatctcATTTTGTATctaattttgtatttattttgacAAGTATCTTGATGCATTTACATATAAATGACATGATTTCATATAAAGTTAGGTTACTTCCTTCAAGATATAGTTTCATAATTATTCATTAGTCACATCTCAACAATGAGAATATATAATTCACTACTTCAAATGGCGGAAGCGGGAGTGGGAAAGggagcgggagctcaaatttcaaattctcaacAAGGCaagaaccctggttccaatggtgagattGGCCAGATCAATGGCGTTGGTCCTATTGGCGATAAGGACAAGCCCTCAGACTTCCCAGGCACTGTTGCTAACTCACAATCTGATGGTACTCTGCTTGAGGAGATAGCAGGTTCATCTGggcatctgggggaagggtccaatgggggggcCATTCCACGAGATGACTCCATGGATAGCAGGAGGGAGAAAAataaatggtcttccctttttggaactagaccaactggtaaatcctcccttcctcctgttaagaatatttctgacccttctggtggtaagtttgctatctctagCCCTGACCAGGTTctagaccataatatcaatagtatgtcgaactccttggtagggaaattcatGGGTTCGtgccctaatattgaagttgtcagGGCCTTTGTCAAAcaaaaatgggcccttaaaggaaatgttgaaattttggcactacccaaaggtcttctgtctttttccttttcatgtgatgaagataaggttaagattttgTGCGGGAGCCCTTGGCTAGTAGGAAAGACAGCTCTAGTTcttagaaaatggcatccgaaactaaatatgaatgattctcttctagcccaagttccagtttggataaagcttccaggattgcctcttgaatattgggcagaaagtatcttctctggaatagcaagttcttttggcgagctgctctctatagacccagtcactgcttcaaaaagaagattaacccatgcaagattttgtgttggagtagcccctgaggcagatatgtcggaacagatagacctagtttcaaaactgggaacctagaaacaacatatcgaatatgaaactattccttttgcgtgcttccactataaaaaagtacatcattgggcaaaatcctgcccAAACAAGCAAAAGGTGGAACCCAAGCAGCTtaaacctcagattgaaagtcaaaagttgccagagaaacgggtgtggcaagttaaaaacctaaaaaataaggaagaaaattccaatcatttttttcctttgggggaacagaaggaagcctcaaatTCTATCTTCAAGCCCACAATACAGGAAGTAGagagaaatgaaacaaccaaagctagtcccatgagaacaactcaaaaaaaggatatgaaagatcagaatgatcctccaaatgagatagctgaagtggttgatgacacttatgaaagcaaggcaatggaagcaagagattaccaacctgagaaaggagagATCCCTGATCCCCAAGTGGAAAGGACTGACTCTTCTCTAgccatgccaagttttgaaatccaagaagcccaaaaatgtgcaattttgggtatgaatctttcAGATTCGGATCAGAGTTtagaaattcaagaagcccaaaaatgtgcaattttgggtacgAATCTTTCGGATTCAGATCAGAGTTCAAGAacagtgaacaatgtttcaactgactccagaactcctaaatggggcaatgaagaagaaatttccaaaatcctcatcaacccGGAAGGGGCTCCTATGATAGAAAcagaatggaagcaaccaaaatacaggaacaagaaagcAGCAACTCCCTTAACTTCTCTAataaggaaatctagcagaatagctcaggttgatgtgggatacatttcctcttccccaagacggccctctaaccacaaagttagagacaaggaggccagcaagaacatagcatatggaactcaaaaaactctcaaggagctgggaattggtaagtagctatgaagattatttcttggaacataaggggactcaataatccccataaacatgatattattaggaatatgataagagatagcaatcctgacatttttctcattcaagaaaccaaaatgagtagagaaaaagttgaatctttgaagttcttcaaaaacggtaatgttagtgggggcagttctgagggtgcttctggaggcattgctaccatctggaatcttaacactgttaaaggttgggtcattattcaggaaagtaacttttcttgtatcaaatttgagcacctaaaagatggttcttcatgggttctcactaacatttatgctcctaataccttaaaggctagaaactctttttggaaaaagatcatccaggctagggatagcttcaaaaatcttagttggatggttatgggagactttaatacacctttgaaataggaggaaaaatttggaattagtcctcctcagctggaaagtaggatggccctcatggattttattaactcccaagctcttaatgatttggagatacagggttgcaattacacttggactaacagatgaactggtaatgaccttatccaagtgtgTCTTGATAGAACTCTCATTTCTaatgactggtatagtcagtacTTCTGTTCTTTGTCATAGTCAGTACTTCTGTTCTTTGTCTACCCACATTCGGGTTGGATccgatcattttcctatcaccttcattgctgacttgatcaatagaaggagaaacttcccctttagatttgaaaaaatgtggacccttcaccccgacatcaaaagaaatattcagaaatggtggagtatccaagttgagggaacggctatgttcaaagttgttaagaagctcaaaagtgtgaaggacaacattcgacTCTAGAATAAAACcagttttgggaatatatttgaggctaagagtaaaatttaggaaaaccttaaagaaatacaggaccagatacagaaggatggtttcagtactgtgtctattgctgatgaaaatgagatccttaagaaataccatgacattattgccaaagaggaaatgttctagaagcagagatcgagatgtaTTTGGCTAAAGAAAGGGGACaagaatacaaaattcttccatatgtcgactatcaagcataaagcagtcaatagaatgaacaagttagttgtggaaagtggggagctggtcaaggaggatgaaataaggaacgaagctaagaggtatttcttggatctcctaaagagggatcacagtctggatgctgaagcccaatcctcttttcttcagaacattccttgtatCATTGATGCTCAAAttaatgcctccctctcttccattcccactatcttagaaattaaaaatgttgttttctcctttgatggtaacaaagcacctggACCTAACGGTTTCCCAatattcttttttcaagatttttgggatattattggtactgatgttgccaatggggttaaggaattctttggggctagaaaaatcttgaaagaaatcaatggtacttttattgctcttatccccaagattcaaggtgctgactctttggacaaattcagacctattagcctctgcaactccttttacaagattatttctaaggtcctaactattagagttttgtctatccttcctgccttaattaaataccagcaaaatgggtttgttcctggaagacaaattcttgactccattattacagttcatgagaacattcattctcttgttagagctaagaagcagggtctcatccttaagcttgacctctccaaagcctatgacagggttgactggtctcttcttcagaaagttctcacttcttttgggtttgcccctagagttgtggatcttttttcCCAACTTACTACCTCTgcatcttttgttgttcttgtcaatggttctccttctacctttttccaagcctcgagaggtcttaggcaaggagattctatctcccccatccttttcataattttggcagaatgctttggtcggaccatggaaaatttggtgcagcaagggtcctttaagggcctccaaccctcttctgctgaccttatctgTTCCCACCAGCAGTTTTTTGATGACacaattattatgggggaatcaagtatctcagaagctaaagtactgaagagtaccctgtgtaaatttgcctctgctacggggcagcttattaactgggccaaaagtgatgtctttttcattaatactccagagagaagacaacagaggattagcagaattctggagtgtaagattgttgaccttcctgctacctaccttggactccccatggggattgcccctcctgattccttctggagttctctagttgacaaatttcacaaaaaacttgcaagttggaaaggggccctcttaagtcaagctggtaagctcctactccttaaggctactcttcaaagtattcctacttatgctcttagtctcttcagaattctagtcaagtatgctgaagcaattgagaaaattcaaagaagattcctatggtctggggttgaggaaaagcaaagaatgtccttggtggcttgggatcaggtctgtaggccgaaaagcaaaggtggtctgggtctcaggaggatttgtactttaaatgaagctctcttgtccaaacaagcttggagatggtttcattctaattctaaatggtgc is part of the Cryptomeria japonica chromosome 10, Sugi_1.0, whole genome shotgun sequence genome and harbors:
- the LOC131039121 gene encoding citrate-binding protein-like, producing MWVYSDDKPHNPSSNTRPRTEIRIKGKDYKTGVWQFEGEGYVPRGTNGVCVMQIHGYVGHATVIMLDAVNGDLKRYHADVVSPDIFDRWFHLNVIHDTDQRKVTVFVDGEERIMVDVIGGDNYYFKCGVYAQTDESSCMESH